The Streptomyces sp. NBC_00576 genome contains the following window.
GGGGACGTACCGCGTGGTCGAGGTGCCCGATCCGGACCGGGACCGGACGGCCGGGGGCGCCGCGTACTCCCCCGCGGTCGGGGACTGGCGCCGGGCCCGGGCCGGGATCTACGAGTCGCTGATCGCCGGGGAACTCGGTGCGGACGAGAGCGGGGCGTTCCTGGTGTGGGGCGACCCGTCGTTGTACGACAGCACGCTGGGGATTCTGGAGGAGATCCTCGGGCGGGGCGCGGTGGAGTTCGAGTACGACGTCGTGCCCGGCATCAGCAGCGTCTCCGCGCTCGTCGCCCGGCATCGCACGGGACTCAACCGGGTCGGGAGTCCCGTCCAGATCACCACCGGTCGGCGGCTCGCCGGGGGTTTTCCGGTGGGGGTCGACGACGTGGTGGTGATGCTGGACGCCCATCAGGCCTTCCGGGAGTACGCCGACGAAGACATCGACATCTACTGGGGTGCCTACATAGGCACCCCGGACGAGATCCTCGTCTCCGGGCCGATTGCCGAGGCCGCGCCCCGTATCGAGCGGCTGCGCGCCCAGGCTCGTGAGCGCAAGGGCTGGATCATGGACACGTACCTGCTGCGCCGCAACCCCGGAGACCGCCGGCCCGGGCAACCGTAGGCACCGCAGGTGGGGCACCTGGGCGGTCCGCACCCCTTGCACGGGTGTATCACCGGTGTGATCGTGACCTCGTGACAGTCGCCGAGGACACCGCGCCGCCCACCGCCGCGCAACCACCCGTGCTGGACTCCCGCCGCCGCAACGTCGTCTTCGTCACGATCATGCTCGGCATGCTGCTGGCGGCCCTGGACCAGACGATCGTCGGCACAGCCCTGCCGACGATCGTGTCGGACCTGGGCGGGGCCGAGCACATGTCGTGGGTGGTGACGTCGTATCTGCTGGCGGAGACCGTGGCCACGGTGCTGGTCGGCAAGTTCGGGGACCTGTTCGGCCGCAAGGTGGTCTTCCAGGTCTCGGCGATCGTCTTCATCACCGGTTCGTTTCTGTGCGGGCTCGCCACGAACATGACGCTGCTGATCGCCTGGCGGGCCATGCAGGGGGTCGGCGCGGGCGGGCTGATGGTCACGGCGATGGCCCTGATCGCGGACGTCATCCCACTGCGGGAGCGCGGCAAGTACCAGGGCGCGATCGGTGCCGTGTTCGGTGTGGCGACGGTCATCGGGCCGCTGCTCGGCGGTCTGTTCACCGACCACCTGACCTGGCGCTGGGCGTTCTACGTGAACGTTCCGATCGCGATCCTGGTCGTCGTCGCGGCGGCCCGCACCATTCCGGTGGTGAAGTCGGCGGTGCGGCCGGTCATCGACTATCTGGGCATCGCCTTCGTGGCGATCGGCGCCAGCTCACTGATCCTGGCGACGAGTTGGGGCGGCAACCAGTACGCGTGGGGGTCCGGGGTCATTATCGCGCTGTTCGTCGGCGGCGCGGTCTCGCTCGGCCTGTTCTGCTGGGCCGAGTCGCGCGCGGCCGAACCGATGCTGCCCATGCGGCTGTTCGGCAACCCCGTGTTCACGGTCTGCTCGATCCTCAGTTTCATCGTGGGCTTCGCGATGCTGGGCGCGATGACGTACCTCCCGACCTTCCTCCAGTACGTGGACGGCGACTCGGCGACGGTGTCCGGTGTCCGGACCCTCCCCATGGTGCTGGGCCTGCTGATCGCGTCCGTCTTCAGCGGCAACGTGGTCAGCAAGACCGGCCAGTACCGCTACTTCCCGGTCGTCGGCCTGGCGGTGATGGGGGTGGGCCTGTACCTCCTCTCCCTCATGGACGCGTCGACCAGCGCCTGGCTCGCTTCGCTGTACATGTTCGTCCTCGGCACCGGTATCGGCCTGGGCATGCAGGTGCTGACGATCGCCGTGCAGAACACCGTCGAGTACGCCGACCTCGGCACGGCGACCTCCGGCGTCACCTTCTTCCGTACGCTGGGCAGTTCGTTCGGCACCGCCGTCTTCGGCACGCTCTACACCAACTCCCTGACCCCGAACCTCTCCGAGGGCATCGCCGCGGCGGCCCGCACGGGCGCGTCGGACCAGGCCACCATCACCAGGGCGGCAACAAGCCCGGAGGGCCTGCACAATCTCCCCACCGAGGCGGCCAAGCCGATCGTCGACGCGTACGCGGACACCATCCAGACCGTCTTCCTGTGGACCGTGCCGGTCGCGCTCCTCGGCTTCGTCGTCGCCCTGTTCCTCAAGCAGGTCCAGTTGCGCGACAGTGCGCGCATGGCGTCGACGGACATGGGCGACGGGTTCGCGACGCCGGCCGGCGCGGACTCGCGGCGCCTGCTGGAAGCGTCCGTGGGCAAGATCATCGGCAGTACGGATCTGGACACCGCGCGTCGGATCGTCAGCGACTCCGACACCCGGCTCGACATCGCGGGCGCCTGGGCGGTGATGCAGGTCGAGCTGTTCACCCGCATGGTCGGTCACGCCGGCCTCGGCCTGATCGCCGCCCGCCGTCACATGCCGCCCGAGGTACTGGTCCCGGTCTTCGACCGCATGGTCGAGGAGGGCTACCTGACCCGTGCCGGCTCCTTCTTCTCCCACACCGAGGCGGGCACCCGCGAGGCCGAGGTGATCGGCAAGGCCTGGGGCTCCTGGCTGGCCGGACGAGTGGAACAGGACCTCGGCCGCCCCTCGGGCGAAGACCTGCGCACCGCGGTCGACGCCATCTCCAAACGCCTCCTGGTGGAGGACCTCAGCAGCAGCCTGCCGAACCGGCCCGCGGCACTGGCGGGAACGGGCGGAGGCACGTCCGGTTCGTAGCCGGCGGCACGTGGGAGGGAGGGCCAGGTGTCAGGTACCTGGTGTCGCCTACGGAAGTCCGTCATCGCGCGGGAGAAACCAGGTGCCCCGTCACTCGGGCCACACCCATACTCCTGTCATGTCCCCGGCCCCGGTTCGCTTCCACGATCCCCGCAGCACCGTGTACGACTTCCTCGGCTCGATCCTGGTGCGCTGTCCACGCTGTGAGCGGCCCGCGCACGTCCAGCGGAACCCTCACAGGCCGAACCTTCGCGCCCGGCGCCTGGTGTGCGGCGGCTGCGGTCTGTCCCGTACGTGGTGCGGCGGGTCGGTCGATCTCTCGGTCAGCACGGCCGTACCGGCGCGCGACCCGTATTTCGGCGCCCATCTGTGGCTGCAGACGGTGACCCGCCACGGTTGGCTGTGGGCGTACAACCTCGAACACCTGACCAATATCAGGCAGTTCGTCGCGGCCTCCCTGCGCGAGCGGGCGCCCTGGTACGACGACACCGGCCGGAAGATGACCCTGGTAGCCCGGCTACCGGTATGGATCAAGAGCGCCAGGAACCGGGACGAGGTGCTGCGCGCCGCCGACCGGATCCGGGCCACGCTCAGCGCGAGCCGACACCCGGACGGCCGCTGATCAGCGCAGCAGCAACTGCGCTCCGCCCACCACCGTCGCCGCGATCACCAACTGCTCGAACAGTCGCTGGTTGATTCGGTTCACAGCCCATTTGCCGAGAAACGCACCGGGGACCACGAACGCCACGAGTGCCGCGTCAAGCAGCAGCGAATGGCCGTCGATCAGGCCGAGGCCGGCGCTGAAGGGGACCTTTGAGACGTTCACGATCAGGAAGAAGAACGCCGACGTTCCCAGAAAGCCCAACTTCCGGAAGCCGGCGGACAGGAGATACATCGACATGACCGGACCGCCCGCGTTGGCGACCATCGTCGTGAAGCCGCCCAGTACACCGTACGAGCGAGCCTTGAGGCGCCCGGCCGGTGTACTCACCGCATCCGGTTCGTCGTCCTCGGACTCCGCCTCCGCCCGCCGCCGGCGCCACACCGTCACCCCGGCCATCAGCAGCAGGATCGCCCCGATCGAGGTCCGGACCACCTCGTCGTCCGCCCACACCAGGAACACCGTGCCGATGACCACGCCCACCGCGACCGCCGGGAACAACCGCCACAGGGTCGGCCAGTGAGCGTGCCTGCGGTAGGTCAGGACGGCGAGTACATCGCCCGCGATCAGGATCGGCAGCAGCACGCCGGTGGACTCGCGGGCGGGCAGGACAGCCGCGAAGATCGCCAGACTGACCGTGTTGGCCCCGCTGACAGCGGTCTTGGAAAAGCCGACAAGCACCGCAGCGGCGGCGAGCGCGGCGAATTCCCAGTGCGTTATGTGCCAGAGCGTCATCGTGTTCATGCGGACACCGATGCTATGCCCACCTAACTGCGACCATAAGGACCGTCTCGCCAGGTGGCCCCCAACCACACCGACGCGTCACCGTGGACCGGTCGCCCGCCCCCTGGGAAGATCCACGCAGACCCCGCACACCCCCGCACGCCACACACACCACGCACACCACGCACACCACGCACACCTTCAACGACGCAGCCGGAGAAGCCATGGCCGAGTCCCGCGAGTACGTCCTGACCGGCACCCGGGGCACGATCACCGTCCAAGAGTGGCCCCGTCCCGCCCGAAGTGATCCCGGTGATTTCGGCCGTCCGACCGAACAACCGCCCCGCTACCTCGCCCTCCTCGCGCACGGGTACGCCGAGCACATGGGCCGCTACGAGGAACTCGCCGATGTCCTCGTGGCCCACGGCGCCGCCGTCCTCGGCCCCCATCACCAGGGACACGGCAGGTCGGCGGGCGAACGGGCGGTGATCGTGGACTTCGAGGACGTCGTCACCGATCTGCACACCGTCGCCGCCCTCGCGCGGAGCGCCCATCCGGACGTACCGGTCGTCCTGATCGGCCACTCCACCGGCGGCCTGATCGCGGCCCGCTTCGCACAGCGGTACCGTGACGAACTCGCCGCGCTCGTCCTGTCCGCGCCCGTGCTCGGCAGCTGGGACCTCCCGGAACGGCTGCTGGAGCTCGACGAGATCCCCGACCGGCCCATCAACCCGGCCGCGCTGTCCCGCGACCCCGCCGTCCGGGCGGCGTACGCGGCGGACCCGCTGGTCTGGCACGGTCCGATGAAACGGCCCACGCTGGAGGCGTTCGTACGGACACTGGAGACCGTGGCGAAGAGCGGTGACATCGGACCGCTGCCGCTGCTGTGGCTGCACGGCGACGACGACCGGCTCGTGCCGCTCGCCGGGAGCCGCGTCGGCGTCGAGGAACTGCGCGGCACGGACTGGACCGAGCGGATCTTTCCCGGCGCCCGGCACGACGTCTTCCTGGAGACGAACAAGGCAGCGGTCTTCGCCGAACTGACCGCCTTCGTGGACCGGGTCCTCGCGACCCGGACCGAATGATCACTCTCGTGATCGCCTTCCACTCCGCCTGATCATCTCCCTCCGGCCACTGATCGCTCTCCGTCGCGTCCAGTGGCCGATTCCGTCACGTTTCCGCCCATCCGACCTGGGCACCCGCGTCCCCATGGAGTGGTTGCGGCGAGCAGCCTGCGCGGGAGAGGACCCGGAACTGTTCTTCCCCGTGGGCACGAAGGGACCGGCGGTACGGGACATCACCGCCGCGAAGCGCGTGTGCGCCCGCTGCCCGGTGACCCCGCAGTGCCTGGACTGGGCGCTGCGCAGCGGTCAGACCTCGGGCGTGTGGGGCGGCACCTGCGAGGACGAGCGCGCCGCACTGCTCCGTACCGCGAGAGAACGGGTCCGGTAGCGAGAGTCCGGGCCGAGTCACGAGGAGGAGCAACCCCATGACCGTCGTGAAGAGCAGCCTGCCCGAGCCGGAGCGCCGGGTCACCGGCGACGCCCTGCAGGAGACTCTGGTGGATCTGCTGGCGTTGTCACTGATCGGGAAGCAGGCCCACTGGAACATCGTGGGGCCGAGGTTCCGTTCGATCCATCTGCACCTCGACGAGGTGGTGTCGGCGGCCCGCGCGTTCTCCGACACGGTCGCTGAGCGCTCGGCGGCGCTCGGCGTGCCGCCGGACGGCCGCCCCGAAACCGTCGCCTCGACCTCCGTGTTCCAGGGCCCGAAGGACGGCTGGCTACAGGACACGGAGGTCGTGCAGCTTCTCGTCGAGGCGCTGGCGACAGCGATCGAGCGCCTGCGCAAGCGCGTCGAGGCGACGGCGGAGGCAGATCCGGTGACCCAGGACCTGCTGATCGGCATCACTGCCGAACTGGAGAAGCAGCGCTGGATGTTCGAGGCGGAGAACGTGACCCGCGGCGACTGACCCGATCCCTCCTCAGTCCGTCCCGCCTTCCACACCTCGCCTCGCCTCACCCGAGCAGCCAGCCCCCGTCCACGCTCAGGTCGATCGCGTTGACGGACCGGTTGCGCAGCAGGAAGTCCACGGCGTCCACCACGTCGGCCATCGTCGCGAGTCGACCGGCGGGTGTTCGGGCCCGCAGCCCGGCCAGCACACCCACCGGTTTGTCGCGCCAGTAGGGACTGTCGCCGACGACTCCCGGGTGCACGGCGTTGACCCGGATCGGCGCGAGCTCGACGGCGAGGGTACGGACGAGGCCGGTCACGCCGGCATTGACGGTCGCCACCGTCGTCGCGCCCGGGTAGGGCCGCTCCTTGGCCTGGCCGCCGAACAGCACGATGGCACTGGCGTCATGGAGACGCGGACTCAGGGTGTGCACGACCTCGGTGTAGCCGACGAGATGGAGGGCCGCCTCGATGTCGTACGCCGTGACCCGGTTCTCGTCCCGCGAGACGCCCGCGAGGACGAGATGGTCGACCCGCTCCACGTCGGCGAGCGCGGCGGCGATGTCCCGGGGCCGCGAGAGGTCGAGGGCCAGGCCCCGGGCGCCGATCTCCTTGGCCACCGCGTCCGCGCGCTGCGCCTCGCGGCCGGTGAGGACGACGTCGTCGCCGCGTTCGACGCGGGTACGGGCGAACTCACGGCCGATTCCGGACGTACCGCCGACAACGACCACACTGCTCATGCCCGTTCCTCCCCGTCGTTCATATCTCCCAGTGCGTCCTTCAGGTGATCCCAGTCCCGCGTGAACCGGTAGGAGTGGCGGGGCGGTGGCTGCGGGGCCTGTGTCTCCAGCCAACGGACGGGCCCGTCACCGGCGTTGGTGAAGCCGTGCACACAACCTGCGCCCGCCCAGGCGGCATCGCCGGGGCCGAGCCGGTGGCGTTCGCCGTCGAAGGTGGCGTCGACCACGCCTTCGAGGATCAGGTAGGTCTCCTCGAAGGGGTGGTCGTGTGTTCCGGCGACGCCGTCGGGCGCGTACTGCACCATGAACATCGTCGAAGCGACGGCGCCCAGGTCGCTGTCGACCATCATCTTCACGGTGATCCCGCTGTAGACGAGCAGCGCGGTGCGCATGCTCGCGGACACGGCCAGCAGGTCCTGGGACTGCTTGCCGGGGTCCATCTGAGCAGGCTCGAAGTGGCCGAACGACCGGGTGCGCGGGTCGCGTACGTCGATCCGGACGGGGTCGCGCTCCGGCAGCGCGGGCACGGACCAGGTGTCGTACCCGTACCGGGCGCGCGGCACGGGCGCGAGCATGTCGGCCCAACGAGCAGCCATGTCAATGGAGTTGAGGCCGCCCGTACCGCGCCAAGCGTGCGGTACGCCTGTGGGGAGGAGTCCGTAGTCGCCCTCTTCCAGGAGGTACGAGCCCTCAGGCACATCCAGGATCACGCTCCCGTCGAGCACATGGAAGCTCTCCTCGTACGAGTGCACATGGGCGCCCACCATCCCGTCCGGCCGCAACTCGCAGAGCCCGAAGCCGGTGTGTACGCTCCCGCCCTCCTCCCCGATGACCGTGCGACGCCGGAACCCACCGCTGTCGTACGGGAGTTGCGGCGCGTCCGCGGCGCGCCGCACCACGAAGTCCGTCATCCCTCGCGCCTCGCCGCCTGTTCCGCCTTCGCCGCCAACAGCCGGTCACGGGACTCCTCGACGAGCCGCCGGGCCCGTCCGGTGTCGGCGAGCAGCTTCCCGTCACGCTTGAGGACGGCGCCGTCGACGATGACCGTCTCGACGTTGGAGACGTCCGCCGACAGGGTCACCGCCGCGGTGGCGTCGTGCACCGGGGCCATGTTCAGTGCTGTTGCGTCGAGTGCGACGACGTCGGCGCGTTTACCGGGGGTCAGGGAGCCGGTGCGGTGTTCGAGGCCCGCGACATGGGCTCCGTTGACCGTTGCCAGCTCCAGCATCCGACGTGCCGTCAACATCGTTGCGGGGACGGGGACATCGGCCTGCCAGCACTCGGCGTTCACACGGGCGCGTTCGGCGCCGAAGGCCGCGCGGATCTGGGTGAACATGTCGCCGGGCACGGTGGTGACGACGTCGATGCTGAGCGACGGCCGCAGTCCGTGCTCGATCGCCTTCATCACGGGCGGCCAGCCGTGCCCCATCTGGGTCTCGACCTGCGGCGCGATCGACACCGTACCGCCGCTGTCGGCGACCATCCGCCACTCTTCCTCACTGAGGTAACAGCAGTGGATGTAGGTGGTGTCGGAGCTCAGCAGGCCCAGTTCGTGGAGCTGCTTCACCATGCCGAAGCGGCCGGCCAGCCGGCCCATGGCGACGTGCACGGTGATCGGGATGTCCAGTTCACGGGCGAGGGCCCATTCGGAGGTGACGACGTCGTTGGTGCAGAAGCCGGGCCCGCGCGTGGCCAGCGCCATCGTCAACAGACCGCTGTCCGAGGCGAAGTACTTGGAGCGGATGCGTCGTACGTCGTCGCCCGGAATCGCGATCTTGCTCTCGAACCAGTAGTCGGAGAGGGATGTGTTGGCGCTGCCATAGGCGTACTGGGCGCGGATTCCGGTCTCCGTGAGGGCCCGTACGGCAGCGTCGGGATGCTCGGGGGTGTTGTTGATGTGGGACCAGTCGACCAGGGTGGTGATACCGGCGTTGAGGCATTCCAGCGCGCCCGCGAGGTTGCCCGCGTACACGTCCTCGGGGGTGTAGACGGGGGCGAAGGTGTCGAGGACGTCCACGAAGTAGTCGTCGAGGGTGGCATCGGGCGCGCAGCCGCGAATCGGCGCCTCCCAGGTGTGGCGGTGCGTGTCCACGAAGCCGGGGATCACTATGCGGCCCGCCATGTCGAGCACTTCGGCGTCCGCGCTGATCTCGCGCTCGACCGCCGTGATGTTCCCGTCCTCGATCAGGACGTCACCCTGGGGCAGTTCACCGATGTCGGGGTCCATGGAGATCACATGGCCGGAGCGCAGAAGCAGTCGATCGGTCATCGCCCTTCCTCCCAGGGAGAGTTGGTACGGCTTTCAGTAGGCCGAGAGCTCGCGTACGGCCGTCACGACCTTGTCCACGGTGGGGATGACCCGCTCCTCCAGCGCGTCGGCGAACGGCAGCGGGACGCACTCCCCCGCCACCCGCCGCACCGGCGCGTCGAGCAGTCCGAACCCCTCGTCAGCGACGACGGACACGAGCGTCGCGCCCCATCCGCCCTGGTACGGGTTCTCCTCCACGATGGTAAGTCGCGAGGTCCTGCCCAGCGAGGCGAGAACGGTGCTGACGTCCAGCGGTACCAGGCACCGCAGGTCGACGACCTCCGCGTCGATGCCCTCCCGGGCCAGCCGTTCGGCGGCGGCAAGCGCGACCGGGACCATCGAGGCTAGGGCCACGAGCGTGATGTCGGCGCCCTCGCGGACGACGGCCGCCTTCCCCAGTTCCACCACATGGTCCGGCGGCGCGGGGTCGCCCTTGCTCGCGAACAGCCCCTTGTGCTCGAAGAAGATCACGGGGTCGTCGCAACGGATCGCGGACGCCATCATGCCGATGACGTCGGCCGGCGTCGAGGGTGCCGCGATCTTCAGCCCGGGCACGGTGAACGCCCAGTTCTCGGTGGCCTGGGAGTGCTGCGCCCCGAAGCCGAGGCCACCGCCGTTCGCGGTGCGGACGACGAGCGGCACGGTCACCTGACCACCCGTCATGTACCGTACTTTCGGTATCTCGTTGGCCAGGTAGTCCCAGCAACAGGCCAGGAAGTCCGAGAACATGATCTCGGCGACCGGTCGCATTCCGGTCATGGCGGCGCCCATCGCCGCGCCCACGATGGCCTGCTCGGAGATGGGCGTGTCCCACACCCGCCCGGGCCCGAACTCCTTGAACAGCCCGGCGGTCGTCTTGAACACCCCGCCGGCCTCCCCGATGTCCTCCCCCAGACACACGACCGCCGGATCGCGCCGCATCTCCCGCGCGATACCCTCGGCGACCGCCTCGCGATAGGTGATCTGCCGTTGTGCAGCCGCCTTTTGAGTGACCATCAGGTCCGCCATGCCGCACCTCCGTCCGCCCATACGTCGGTCAGCGCCTCGGCCGGATCGGGCGCGGGGGCCGCCTTCGCCGCCTCGGCTGCCGCCCGTACGACGGCGGTTGCCCGCTCGTCGATCGACGTCAACTCCTCCTCCGGCACGCCCATTTCGGCGAGCCGTCCGCGTGCGAGGTCCAACGGGTCGTGCTTGAGCCAGCGTTCGACCTCCTCGGCGGGCCGGTAGGTGGCCGGGTCGGCGCGGCTGTGACCGTAGTGCCGGTAGGTCTCGGCCTCCAGGAGGGCGGGCCCGTCTCCTGCCCGGGCCCGCCGCGCCAGCCGGTCGACCGCCTCCTGGACGAGCACCACGTCGTTGCCGTCGACCACCTCGCCCGGAATGCCGTAGGCCGGGGCCCGGTCGGCGGCCGGCCGGGGCACCGCTGTGACGTCCGCGATCGCCGTGTACTCCATGTACAGGTTGTTCTCGCAGATGAAGAGCACGGGCAGTTTCCATACGGCGGCCAGATTGAGCGCCTCGTGGAAGGCGCCGATGTTGGTCGCTCCGTCACCGAAGAAGGCGACCGCGAGCTGGTCGGTTCCCCGCAGCCGGGCCGACCAGGCGGCGCCGACCGCCATGGGGAGATGGGCGCCGACGATCGCGTACGAGCCGAGCATGCCGGCGGACGCCTTGGTGAGGTGCATGGAGCCGCCCTTGGCCTTGCAGAGCCCGGTGGCGCGGCTCATCAGCTCGGCGAGGCACTCCTCGGGTGTGGCGCCGCGCGCCAGGGCGTGGTGGTGGCCCCGGTAGGTGGCGAAGACGTAGTCGTCCTCGCGCAGGGCGGCGCTCGCGCCGACGGCGATCGCCTCGTGACCGGCGGCGAGATGGGTGGTGCCCTTGACCAGCCCGGACAGGAACAGGTCGTGCGCGGCCTTCTCCGTACGGCGGATGACGGCCATCTGCTCGTACAGGGTGAGGAGTTCGTCCCGGGTGACCATCACCCGCCGCCGTTCTTCCGGGTGTTGAGATGGGACTGGGCCTCGCGTCGGGTGTTGAGTTCGCCGCCGACCGTCCAGTACTTGCGGCCAGCCACCAGGAGTTCCTCGGCCGGGAACTTGGTGATGACCTCGCAGCCGTCGGCGGTCACGACGATCTCCTCCTCGATGCGCGCCGCCGACCAGCCGTCGGCGGCCGGCCAGTAGGTCTCCAGGGCGAACACCATTCCCTCTTCGAGGACTTCGGGGTGGTCGAGGGAGACCAGGCGGCTGAAGATGGGCTTCTCCCAGATCGACAGACCGACCCCGTGGCCGTACTGCAGCGCGAAGGCGGCCGTCTCGTCCGGGAAGCCGAACTCCTCGGCACGCGGCCACACCCGGACGATGTCGGCGGTGGTCGCGCCCGGCCGGACCAGGGCGATGGCCTCGTCCATGTACTCCCGGCAGCGGACGTACGCGTCGCGCTGGGCCGAGGAGGCGCTGCCGACGGCGAAGGTGCGGTAGTAGCAGGTGCGGTAGCCGAGGTGGCTGTGCAGGATGTCGAAGAAGGCGGGGTCGCCGGGGCGGATCAGGCGGTCGCTGAAGACGTGCGGGTGGGGTGAACAACGTTCCCCGGAGATGGCGTTGACGCCTTCGACGTACTCACTGCCGAGGTCGTACAGGACCTTGCTGACGAGTCCGACGCACTCGTTCTCGCGGACGCCGGGGCGAAGGTACCCGTACAACTCCTCGTAGGCCGCGTCCACCATCGCGCAGGCCTGGGTGAGCAGGGAGATCTCGTCCGGGGTCTTGGTGCGGCGGGCCTCGAGGAAGACCTGCTGGCCGTCGACGACGTCGATGCCCTCGGCGCGCAGCGCCATGAGGATCGGCATCTCGGCGAGATCGACGCCGAGTGGTTCGTTCGCCAGCCCGTGGGCGCGCAGCTCAGTGGCGATCTTGCGGGCCACGTCCTCGGCGATGCCCGCGTCCGGGTGGAAGGCGCCGCGCAGTGTGGAGATCCCGGCGCGGGCGCCGGTGGGCGGGCCGTCCTTGCCG
Protein-coding sequences here:
- a CDS encoding thiamine pyrophosphate-dependent dehydrogenase E1 component subunit alpha — encoded protein: MVTRDELLTLYEQMAVIRRTEKAAHDLFLSGLVKGTTHLAAGHEAIAVGASAALREDDYVFATYRGHHHALARGATPEECLAELMSRATGLCKAKGGSMHLTKASAGMLGSYAIVGAHLPMAVGAAWSARLRGTDQLAVAFFGDGATNIGAFHEALNLAAVWKLPVLFICENNLYMEYTAIADVTAVPRPAADRAPAYGIPGEVVDGNDVVLVQEAVDRLARRARAGDGPALLEAETYRHYGHSRADPATYRPAEEVERWLKHDPLDLARGRLAEMGVPEEELTSIDERATAVVRAAAEAAKAAPAPDPAEALTDVWADGGAAWRT
- a CDS encoding M24 family metallopeptidase codes for the protein MAIRTFGPNAVDWEQRVDLERLRRERLARLHQTLNRSELGAVLSFDFANIRYMTSTHIGTWAMDKLIRFALLVRGGEPVLWDFGSAARHHQLYNPWLDYSDGKDGPPTGARAGISTLRGAFHPDAGIAEDVARKIATELRAHGLANEPLGVDLAEMPILMALRAEGIDVVDGQQVFLEARRTKTPDEISLLTQACAMVDAAYEELYGYLRPGVRENECVGLVSKVLYDLGSEYVEGVNAISGERCSPHPHVFSDRLIRPGDPAFFDILHSHLGYRTCYYRTFAVGSASSAQRDAYVRCREYMDEAIALVRPGATTADIVRVWPRAEEFGFPDETAAFALQYGHGVGLSIWEKPIFSRLVSLDHPEVLEEGMVFALETYWPAADGWSAARIEEEIVVTADGCEVITKFPAEELLVAGRKYWTVGGELNTRREAQSHLNTRKNGGG